TATCTGATTGCTACACAACTCCTTCAACATCTAAAGTTGCACTAGAAATTATGACCCCTATAGCCTCTGATCATACTTAGTCGCAAGATGCTGAATCTTTGTCTCCCTCCAGCATCACATAGTTCATTTCAGGAAAACTCTCCTCTACCTATTATCCGAAATTCAAAAAGAAGCACTTGCTTCATCAGTTAACACTTCCAAGTTCAATAATGTAGTAGCTGATGGGGAAGGCCGACAATTAATTTCTGATGCTGAAGATGCAGAAGGCAAAACGATAAAAgctaaacaaaaagaaaaatgtatGCTGGTATACTTATAGAGAATCATACGAAAATAATGTTGCAGAAATTTCTGGTGTAGCCGAAAAACTGCAAAGTCTCAAGTTTACACCATGATTAAATCTTCTTTACCTAAGATTTCAGAATCAAATCTGTATAAGAAGACCCAAAGAGCTGGAAGTGTTTATAAgctatttaaaaagattatcgATCCCGAAACCAAAAAGGAAGTTATGGGGATCGGTATCGATAAAGTTTATGGAATTTCGTATGGAGTAAGAAATATATCAGAATTAAGTGATGCTcaaatcataaatattattaaatcgaGTAGCGGAAAAGCACGTGATATCCTGACCATTGGTCAGGAACAATATCATGTGACCGAAATTTCTACGGTCAACAAATCCTGAAGATCTAGAAGAAAAACGAAAGCATATCATTGGGTTGGTGCTAGAGCGTTTTCCTTATCTATTTATAAGGAAAGTGATGAACGTAGTGACAGATTTAGCCTTAATAGTTCAGCGCTCTGTCCTATATACAATAGAgatcataaagaaaaaactataGTAAAGGGTGAATGGGGTTCTGATGAACTTCATCATGGAATCCCAATAGTAAATGTGAAAGCATAGAGGGCGAAAACTTCGTCATTTGGACTAATCACATGAAATGCGCAGAAAAGATATGGGAATATTTGACAGGCTGTTTCTGAAAGcgatataaagttaaaaaagaaaaatcttgCTGGTCGTTGGAATTGGATCAAAATTTAAGCCAATGATCATGATCTTTTAGTACAAGAAATCTATAATCAAAGAAATACGAACTATAATCGAGAGTTTAACTATTATTCAGAAGTATTTCAAGacaagtaaatttttttattaatatatcaacATTAATACTCTTTTATTGTGGggttaatttttaactttatgaaaatattaaaattctcgGATATTAGTGAAAGATTTACTTTCTCTTtaggttattaaataattgaaaaaaaactgtaAATACTAGTACAACTATACAAGCCAGGtattaacaaataatcttGTATAAGCAACCTATAGGAAGGTAAAAAGAGGAGTCACAAtacaataacaaaataatttattattttgaagtCAATTAATATGAAGTATATTcattgttaatataatataattttttcatcttaCCAGAATATTAGCGTTCAATATGTTAATTGAGAGTGGCACAGATTATCCCAATTTTGGGCTGTGTAGAAAACCGTGGCAACCATACTCACTTCGCTTTAAACTATAATTGAAATCAGCCCCAAAATCTTAATGGCTTACCCGGCTGCTAATAACCGGTCATTTAACCAGTTAAACTCAGACTATTTGAACATagcaaattaaaattctttaaacaaGCTCTAAccttaattagtaattatatgGCTTTCAAATGAtgcaattataaataaaaaaagtaatttgaaGTACGtgttatcaaaattattaaacaattatcTTATATAAATGACTTGatgaagagaaaaaaaaatttttttgaacaaatTCAAGAACAacgaatcaaaaaaatatttatcacataaaaatcaaaaaatttttggaaccatgcatttaaaatatttgttattaatctTTACCTTTATTATTGTTTCAGCGGGTAATATACagttatttacttaattttacttttttttattgacgttaatattaatcaaatattaaaatcttttttataaataatgtaatagcTTTAAGACCTGTAAAACGAGAAggtaattatttcaataaacatTAATATCTTTACATGTGAATAATGTATAACAAACATCATTTTTTCTTGTGCAGCAGCTAAACGTCATGCATTACGTAAACGTGACTCTGGTTTGTTGCATTAAAAAAACGAGTTCCTTGTAacgttatataaataagtttttatattaaatttttttgcaataaaatatgtaatttaatatgtttgaatttatttattaatccatccaaaaatgaatattttgaaatgaAGCTCAAGTTTGtacattaaaataaagttacaaagaaaaaattaactattacataaaaatactATGATATTGTATctggataaaaaaattcttttgttgtATATAAGATTTTCAGATTAACGTCATCAAAAATTGGagtgttttatttttaaacgtGGCACAATATAGAAACGTGGCAAAATACTCTTGGTACGCCACATCATTCATTACGTCAATcgtgtatatttaaatatttacagtatactgtgcgtatttaatatattatataaacagaGGTAAAAAAATCGAAAGAGTCATCATAAATTAACAAATGGTGGGTTTTTCTTGGAGTGTAATTAAAGTGTGTTGAAAAATATTCCAAGCGTGATTAAGttgttgaaaattattaattaggtttgttgataaatttaaagtttcttTTGAACAAACTGTTTGATCTGTTCTTGTATTCCTCTCATAAAGTATCAGTCATTTTGTTGTAGTCAGGTGAATAGGATTGTTTCTTATTTTGAAAGGTACCTTTGTtgtatttagaaaatttcttgtttaattttttgtcaaaaaatgAACGATCTATTAATGtgataacaattttataatctGTATAGAAGAAACTTTGTGGTATTGACTGTATTATGTGTGGAATAGGTAGTTGATTAGAGAAATGATAATTGATACGGTTTTTTGATATGTGTGATATCTGGTTGTGAATCTAGAGCGTGATATTTCGCTAAATCTAACTTTTGATTTGATGTTAGAGATTGTATAGTCGTATGTGTTGTGTATAAAAGTGTTTAGAATGCGATTGATTTCGTTTGCAcggattttttcatttctgtATCTTTTTGATTAACGGGTAAATAACAACATGTGGTGTTTAGTGATTTATTGCCTTTAAAACCTAAGATGATGTTCCATGAAAATATGATATACTATGTATGTATATGTTGATAAAGGCTAGTAATTATAAAAGCTATTGTTGGATCCATTTGCAtcgtaaatattgtaaattgatGATAAAAGCGTTGTTGGGTGTTgtgtttttttcaatattttttgttgatGAGGTGATGCGTATCCCATTTCGGATATTCCCAAGATATCGAAATTGCGTGTAAATATTGATCGCAcctattttgaaatattttggttgataatattaatattggttaaaaatttattcattatctAGGGTGTTGGGTATGCttgcattaaaattttgtgttaaatGATTGTGATCTTGAAACGGGAGATCGGGAttggaattatttataatattattggtaGCTGGTGATGTTTGATCACGTAAAGTTGACGGATTAGAAGGTAAAGGAATAGGGTTATTAATAATCTCAAAGAGAGGGAATATTGTGATCAATTAAAGTTTGGTCGGTAAGATGTTTTGAGTTGAAAATATCTGTTATTTGCTTATAGTTGTAACTGGTTTCACTGTTGCAGATTTACTTTTACGAGCTGAGTTGCAAATGGTTTGTTCGTCAATTTTTCAGTTTCCATCGCCAAAAGAACCggattcctacaaaaaaaaagacaaaatttttaatgaaaaaacaaattaaaaatattattacagatAAGTTTCGAATAGAAACTTACCATATCAGCATATCCAAGTCCTAAAGCCAAAGAACtgatacctacaaaaaaaaagagagattaatgtttctttttgtatttttttgtagaacgCCAGCTTAAACTATAAGGAGGGAAATTCGGTAAGgaagtttttgattttttgtaaataatacttttaacgAAACGTATAACATTCcgtttttcttctttttgtaggCTGCTGGTTCTTCAAGGTCTTCGAACGCATGGGCTCAATggttcgaaattttttttaataaaaatttttgttttttttttaatttaattttcttttttttttgtaggtgtCAGTTTCTTAGGCTTTGGGACTATGGTCTGGTAAGTTTCAATTcgaaaatttgaaactttttttaatttattttagttcgttcctatatttaaataaaaatcctcTTCCTCCTTCCCCCTTTCCCTATTTTTTACCTTAAAGTCCAGTTTGTGTCCAAGCCAAcgtcctataaaaaaaagcaatgaaaaagaaatgttaatcgtttcttaaatttaaaataaaaaattcctcCTTCTCCCCCCTTTCCCATTTCTCACCTTAAAGTCCGGTTTCGTGTTCAAGCCGActccctacaaaaaaaaaaataatgaaaagaaatattaaaacatttcttaaattaaaaaaaaaataaaaaaagttccaACTCTCTCTTACCTTAAAGTCTGGTTCGTTCAAGCCGTCacactacaaaaaaaaaataatgaaaagaaacgttaaaacgtttcttaaattaaaaataagataaaaaaaagttccaaCTCTTTCTCACCTTAAAGCCTGGTTCGTTctactacaaaaaaaaaaaaaaaaagaaatgtttggAAGGTGAGGGcttttttcaaattaactTTGTAGACTAAGCAGAAATGAAGCCAAAGGAGCTTATCTATATACTTACAGACCGAAgctgaaacaaataaaattccattcgtgaaaaatttttttttaaaaaataaaaatatatatttatttacttttatccAAGAGGAATCAAAGTCAAAAAAGATCCCAAGAAAATCTAAAAAaggtttaaatatttttttgactaTCGCTGATCAGCcggtttgaaaaaattaaatattagtaatattagcAGTTAGTCTAGTAGATCATTATTAATtgtactattaaataaaaaactttatttatttattaatattgcgtcaataaaatttaatatataaatggattaatactatataattgaactaactttattaattcatattGTAATTGTGTCAGTACATTGATAagaatattaaacaatttgaGACGATTGAATGATGTACGTCTTttttagaagaaattttaattaagaaatgctaaaaaaaaacactacaacctatttatataaatgacttaataaaaatattgatttacatcttgtaaagaaagaaattgataTGTAATGCAAACTTATTATTGCTATAATAGCCCACATTAAGTACAAATCTTTTTAGCAGCATGTTGATTATCAGTTTTAACAACAAACTTTTTATTACTGCAATAGCTAACACTATCACGCATATTGCTACCACCAAGAAGAATACCATTACTGTGACAGTTAAGATTGATATTCTTAAACTTATGAGTGAAAGCTTCTGTACTACCATCGCTTTTTATTTGAACATTCAATCCTCTTGTAACATTATATAAGACTTTACCGTTTTCATTTTCGATTAAAAATTCGTAGAAGCAATCTGGGTTAAAACCTCGATTGAAAGCGCCAAAAATTGTAGTACTACCAGATTCATCTTGACCAAAACTCACGAAACCCCTGAATGGGCCAGAAGAAGAACTTGAATCAAAACTTGAGAATGCGGTTTCGCATTTACAATTATTTCGTTTGTAAAATAAGTCAGCTAATTTATCATTAGCTGGCATAGCGGCTGAAACAGTAATTAGCGTTAGGAATAAGGTCAAAAggattaatttattcataattaatcagtttttttttttaaaaaaaatgatataactGGCATGATGAAAGAAGAGcgcttttatatttttatattttatttactgaaATGTTTTAAGAGTTATCCGTATCCGGAATTTGAATTCTCTTTGTCCGGCATTGTCGGATTTTGCGCAATGTtgcataaataaatgaatcaaATGAATCCCAGTAAGTTTAATCTTTACggtattacaatttttttttaataaatattatcatgtaACATGCgataactttcttttttaaaaatgctaAATGAATTCATATAAAGTAACTAAATGAATCAATCATtctatatttagaaataaagaGTTCTCTcgcatttctttaatttaaattaagttAGATAATCTAAAAATCTACACAAACCTTACTATTATGTATGTCATTgttcaaaaaacaaaaacagtATGCACCCGTATTAGTATTTAACAttcctattattttatttgatttgaaaaaaaaatgtatacaatATGCAGCTCATTCATTTAACGGATTTACGACTCCGAATATACATtcctattatattatttgattttaatagaTTAGATTCATCAGAAAATAAGGAAAAAAGATGTATAAAAGATGCAGCCCGTTCATTTAACGGATTTATGACTCCGCTGCTTCTTTAAGAAAAAGCATtcctattatattatttgatttgaatagataagaaaatgagaaaaaaaaaatgttcactTGACGGATTTATGACTCCGCATAAACATTCCgcttatattatttgatttgaatAGATTAGATTCAtcagaaaataagaaaaaaaaatgtagcTAACGGATTTATGACCCGCCGCTTCTTTAAGAAAAAGCATtcctattatattatttgatttgaatagatcagaaaatgagaaaaaaaaatgttcatttaaCGGATTTATGACTCCGCATAAACATTCCGcctatattatttgatttgaatAGATCAGATTCAtcagaaaataagaaaaaaaaatgtagcTAACGGATTTATGACCCGCCGCTTCTTTAAGAAAAAACATtcctattatattatttgatttgaatagatcagaaaatgagaaaaaaaaaatgttcatttaaCGGATTCATGACTCCACATGATTTGAATAGATAAGATTTAtcagaaaataagaaaaaaaaaatgtagcTAACGGATTTATGAGCCGCCGCTTCTTTTAGAAAATCATccctattatattatttgatttgaatAGATCAGAAaatgaggaaaaaaaaaaaatttttcttgacgttaaaaaaatttttgatttctttttatttttcataattttgtttttttatttaaaatttgtaaaagtcTTTAAACAtagaaaatatcaaaaatcacaaaaacaCAGTAAAATATGAATAGTAGCGTAGTTtagaaaaacaataataattttagattaaaCACAATTTTAGTTAgatcttaaattaaaaatttagatacGATATACTTAGTTATAGGGGGTTGAAAGATTTCTTTCTTCACTCTAGGTGCTTTTGTATTTAGTTATACGATCATTGTTGATcacatataattaataaagcgcgttactatttaaaaaaaaaaaaatgagaaaaaaaaatgttcatttaaCGAATTTATGACACCTAAACATTCCGCTTAGATTTGAATAGACCAGATTCAtcagaaaataaaatgtaGCCTATTCATTTAACGGATTTATGACCCACTTCTTTAAGAAAATCATtcctattatattatttgatttgaatagatcagaaaatgagaaaaaaaattgttcattTAACGAATTTATGAGCCCGCGTAAacatattatttgatttgaattGATCAGATTCAtcagaaaataagaaaaaaaaaatgtagcTAACGGATTTATGACCTGCCGCTTCTTTAAGAAAAACATtcctattatattatttgattttgaatAGATaagaaaatgagaaaaaaaaaatgttcatttaaCGGATTTATGAGCCCGCATAAATATTCCgcttatattatttgatttgaatagcatcagaaataagaaaaaaaagtgtagTTAATGGATTTATGACCCGCCGCTTCTTTAAGAAAAAACATtcctattatattatttgattttgaatAGATcagaaaatgagaaaaaaaaaatgttcatttaaCGGATTTATGACTCCGCATAAACATTCCGCTTAGATTTGAATAGACTAGATTCAtcagaaaataagaaaaaaaaaatgtagcCCATTCATTTAACGGATTTATGACCCGCCGCTcctttaagaaaattatttcctattatattatttgatttatgagaaaaaaaaaatgttcatttaaCGGATTTATGAGCCCGCATAAACATTCCgcttatattatttgatttgaatagcatcagaaaataagaaaaaaaaagtgtagcTAATGGATTTATGACCCGCCGCTTCTTTAAGAAAAAACATtcctattatattatttgattttgaatAGATcagaaaatgagaaaaaaaaaatgtatccCATTCATTTAACGGATTTATGGCTCCGCACGCTGCTCCTTTCAAccttaaattaaatttaaatcttaatttccttttttttaaaaaaaaaaaaaaaaaaattataatttctacgaaatgaaattaaaacatctcttaatttttttatcaataatcatatttataacGTTACCAATAAAATCAGATGTTATATTCACAGAAAAAGAAACTACAGAATTTCAAGTGGCAGACATTTTGAAATATGGAGATAATACGATAGTTTTGCAAATAGTTCGCAATTTAAGTGGTGGAAATTGTTCTGaaacaaaaatatcatttcGCGTTATTTATCGCAATGGTACTATTATACCAATCGATCTTCCAATGGAAGAATTGGGGAtacaatatttcaatttttgtacCGTTGATGGATTTAACCCTATTTCTCTTAAAGCCatagaaacaaaaaaaggcaattttataGTAGTAACTTATACTGTAGCTGCGGACGTAAATAATCCTTTCAcgtataatgattatttaatgttGATTGGTTTAAATGGAACGATTTACAGGTTAGAATgaattgatcttttttttaaaatctttttggaGAATATatgtacttttttttgtaatatatgtacttttcttttatagtaaaaCTTTAATGGGGCCTTCTCTTATTGACtcaagtaataataatacatggAGGCCTCAACAATCTTTTATCTATCCAAATGTTAATAATGAGCAAGGATTTCTCTACTTTGCACCATTATCGAGTGGTCTTAATGATGTCAATAGTAATTATAGCGTGACGCAATGGACAAtgtaatttatcatattaataaaaattttaaattttaaattttaattttatgtatgTCTAACTTATGTTCCTTTCCTCTTTTTATGAAGAAATGAAGACGGAATTTTTAGCAAGATTACAGATATGGTTTTAGTTTTTCAAGTACAACCTTCTGTAGTTTCAACAGTGGATGGAGGTTACATGTTTATTTATCCTAATATAACAACCTCCCAGGATCCTTATTCTTCACAGTCAGGGCTTTACGCAATGTATTGTGGATATGGAAGTAATATTACGCGAGAACCAGTTATTCTTTATGAAACTATAATGACATTAGATATTATTAACCTTAATTGTGTTATCTCTTACTCGGAGGTTGGACAAATTTGTTTGATAACCATACAACCTAATTCCACTGATCCAAATCCAATCCCTGTATATATTCAAGTTAAATATCTTTCATTGGGATCTGTATTTGATGTCAAACATGTATATGCAACACTGCCCACAATTATAGGTATTAATCAACTTACCGATCCTCAATTTATGATTACGCCATTACCATTCGGAGGGTATTTCTATAGTGTTGTTCAAACAACCAATATAAGTAGTGATATTTGGGGCTTTGTTTTGGATGAAAATGGCAAATTTAATCCATGGAACCTTTCATATCCTACACTGTCAGATTCTAATGCTTCCCGCCAAATTTTAACAAACAACACTCTTGTAATGCTTAAACCAATAGTAGGACAAAATTGGAGTATAATCACCACTGatttgtataaaattcatGAAGGTAAGGTAATGgcgaaattattattattattattattatttttaactctTACAAATACTCTAGATTATGGCTATGGTAATATATTCATCAGTAATACAACTCCGGCCATTTATGACTCTATTCCCGCACGTGAAACTAATCCCCTTAAAATTACATACACGATTCCTATTGTTTTATCAAACGGCACAATTACAATTTTTCAAAGTAATGGCAGTTCTAATCCTGGGATTGTACGTCAAACCATTAACGgcttaaatcaaaaatatgtaACGTTTAATAACAATACCGTTAGTATTGATATAATTGAAAGTACATTTAATATACCTGACACAACGTATTATGTTATGATTGAGAATAATTTTGTTTCGAGTCTATTATACAATGAACCTCTCCCTGGCTTATCTAGTAATATTATTTGGTCTTTTACAACGTGTaagtgatttataattatgctcataaaattgaattatattatatatacaattaattatttttcaaatagtaccagaagaagaaaaagaaaaagaaaaaggaggaggaagtaaaattaaaatgttttttgatGGCATTTATGGAAAAGTTAAATTGACCGAAACCGGAACTGCTTACTTTGACACTCTCAATCCcgatcaaataattaaattctttgataatttaacaaaagaaTTGAC
This region of Rhizophagus irregularis chromosome 20, complete sequence genomic DNA includes:
- a CDS encoding uncharacterized protein (SECRETED:cutsite_VSA-AM; SECRETED:prob_0.5083); SECRETED:SignalP(1-18); the protein is MNKLILLTLFLTLITVSAAMPANDKLADLFYKRNNCKCETAFSSFDSSSSSGPFRGFVSFGQDESGSTTIFGAFNRGFNPDCFYEFLIENENGKVLYNVTRGLNVQIKSDGSTEAFTHKFKNINLNCHSNGILLGGSNMRDSVSYCSNKKFVVKTDNQHAAKKICT
- a CDS encoding uncharacterized protein (SECRETED:cutsite_IKS-DV; SECRETED:prob_0.9076); SECRETED:SignalP(1-22), with translation MKLKHLLIFLSIIIFITLPIKSDVIFTEKETTEFQVADILKYGDNTIVLQIVRNLSGGNCSETKISFRVIYRNGTIIPIDLPMEELGIQYFNFCTVDGFNPISLKAIETKKGNFIVVTYTVAADVNNPFTYNDYLMLIGLNGTIYSKTLMGPSLIDSSNNNTWRPQQSFIYPNVNNEQGFLYFAPLSSGLNDVNSNYSVTQWTINEDGIFSKITDMVLVFQVQPSVVSTVDGGYMFIYPNITTSQDPYSSQSGLYAMYCGYGSNITREPVILYETIMTLDIINLNCVISYSEVGQICLITIQPNSTDPNPIPVYIQVKYLSLGSVFDVKHVYATLPTIIGINQLTDPQFMITPLPFGGYFYSVVQTTNISSDIWGFVLDENGKFNPWNLSYPTLSDSNASRQILTNNTLVMLKPIVGQNWSIITTDLYKIHEDYGYGNIFISNTTPAIYDSIPARETNPLKITYTIPIVLSNGTITIFQSNGSSNPGIVRQTINGLNQKYVTFNNNTVSIDIIESTFNIPDTTYYVMIENNFVSSLLYNEPLPGLSSNIIWSFTTLPEEEKEKEKGGGSKIKMFFDGIYGKVKLTETGTAYFDTLNPDQIIKFFDNLTKELTDAVTAVTSTRITTNYRFVIDTSNIESSSKQYLLSIRIDKPKSASERETTFIIGDLKAMIQNMNITVLASGSSSKYLEPLYGYVTIPRWYENPVNIFELILTVIFFFILTILCIISIYYDAKKVNSDANSNGSVRKAFFQIMKSDICKLIKLIQSVNLCKGKEGNEGREVNEESEDKSNHFKIYLYGFNVLSFVLDILFAKVEAGSVKIIFFVSVFFVTVPYVIKLGYVVYIILSELVREENSEDSDQLLGGQQDGSQGQQDGTQGQQDDTQGQQDGTQGQQQQEKVTIRKWLEDSKDHKIVLVMLISLAGTDVGVLDIFNFQFCGYKFDIKLSKKFERRIIIGVIIGIIIKNMPELAVRVYFLSKAIDFSYLSILTPLVSLIKVLSIFINCTKLMKTKDDDS